ATTAGCTTCTGAAAAAGAATATTTCAAAGGAGATCCACTATAAAAGATAGACGGGTGGCGAATCGCATGCGGATGGTGCAAATGCCCAAGCGCGGTATACGTAAAGCCATCAAAACAATCCGTAGAAACACGGTCCACATTCCCAATTGCTAGTTGTCGTTCGGAATCACTCGGAATACCGCCAGAAACAAACGCATGCCCAACCAAAATTTGCGCCTTGCTTGTATCCCATTTGGACCGGATTTGTTTCGTCACGGCTTGCATAGCGTCTTCAAAACTGCGAATTGAATTATCTGCAAAAGCTTCCCGAATAATTGCTGGTTCGTGATATGGTACAAGCCACACTTCGGCATCCATAAAAGAAATCGCTTCAAACTGCGACGTACATTTTCCTTTCATATACAACTTGCTACTTTCATACCACTGACTTCCAAATGCAAGCCGCTCCGCACTGTCATGATTCCCGCTAATGGCAAATATCGGAATACCTAGTTCTACATTCCATTTCACTAAAATATCATTTAGCACTTTCACCGCATCCGCAGGCGGCACGGCGCGGTCATATAAATCTCCCGCTAAAATAAGCGCGTCGACTTGTTCTTCCTCGGCAATCTTCGTTATTTGTGCCAAAATAT
The sequence above is drawn from the Listeria monocytogenes genome and encodes:
- a CDS encoding exonuclease SbcCD subunit D, translated to MKFLHTADLHLGKIVSGVSMLAEQEYILAQITKIAEEEQVDALILAGDLYDRAVPPADAVKVLNDILVKWNVELGIPIFAISGNHDSAERLAFGSQWYESSKLYMKGKCTSQFEAISFMDAEVWLVPYHEPAIIREAFADNSIRSFEDAMQAVTKQIRSKWDTSKAQILVGHAFVSGGIPSDSERQLAIGNVDRVSTDCFDGFTYTALGHLHHPHAIRHPSIFYSGSPLKYSFSEANDHKSVRIVELEGKELVSVTERFLTPKHDMRIISGTLAELTENLVENPDDFFQVNLMDEGALIDPMGKLRQFYPNILHLERKKQTLKETQDNFEEIMKKDDLELFGQFFEHVNGTELTETQKQKLADVFEQARKEDAE